The following are from one region of the Salvelinus alpinus chromosome 16, SLU_Salpinus.1, whole genome shotgun sequence genome:
- the LOC139540742 gene encoding choline transporter-like protein 5-B isoform X1 codes for MARKTDIPPSYYGEPRKFDPGFRGPIHNRGCTDVVCCVVFVIFILGYIALGTVAWIHGDPRKVVYPTDSHGQFCGQQGTPNANKAILFYFNILQCANPAVLINLQCPTTQLCVSKCPDRFATYLDMQYNYRYNNSYWEYYRQFCKPGFDNPRKSVAQVLRDEDCPSMIVPSRPFLQRCFPDFITRNGTLTVANKTVFKDGLGKTRSVIDLRDAANRVTAMQQGVESGITSLLDAKEVGMKIFEDYANSWYWILIGLVITMVVSLAFILLLRFTAGVLLWLIIFGVIAVVGYGIWHCYWEFSTLRGKPHGDGDVTISDIGFQTDFRVYLQLSQTWLIFMISLSVIEAVIIVILIFLRRRVRIAIALLKEGSRAIGYIMSTLFYPIITFVLLAICIAYWAVTAVFLASSGDAVYKVMSTQDKCVYANLTCDPETFSQTNVTKVCPGSQCTFAFYGGESLYHRYIFVLQLCNLLVFLWLVNFTIALGQCTLAGAFASYYWALRKPQDIPSCPLFSSFSRAVRYHTGSLAFGSLILAVVQMFRIVLEYLDHKLKGAHNAFARFLICCLKCCFWCLEHFIKFMNRNAYIMIAIYGKNFCTSAKDAFFLLMRNVVRVAVLDKVTDFLLFLGKVLISGSVGVLAFFFFTRKIPVIQEEVPSLNYYWVPLLTVIFGSYLIAHGFFNVYAMCVDTLFLCFLVDLEVNSGSAARPFYMSSTLRQILDKKNSKRRKDKRERGR; via the exons GTGAGCCGCGCAAGTTTGACCCGGGCTTCAGAGGACCTATCCATAACAG GGGCTGCACGGATGTGGTGTGCTGTGTCGTATTCGTCATCTTCATCCTCGGCTACATCGCTCTGGGCACCGTGG CCTGGATCCATGGCGACCCCAGGAAGGTGGTCTACCCTACTGACAGCCATGGACAGTTCTGTGGACAACAGGGGACCCCCAACGC CAACAAAGCCATATTATTCTACTTCAACATATTGCAATGTGCCAATCCTGCCGTTCTCATTAACCTCCAGTGCCCTACAACCCAG CTCTGTGTCTCCAAGTGCCCAGACAGATTTGCCACATACCTAGACATGCAGTACAACTACAGGTACAACAACAGCTACTGGGAGTATTACAGGCAGTTCTGCAAGCCGGGCTTCGACAATCCTAGAAAG TCCGTTGCACAAGTCTTGAGAGATGAGGACTGCCCTTCCATGATAGTGCCAAGCAGACCTT TCCTCCAGCGGTGCTTCCCAGACTTCATCACCAGGAACGGGACGCTAACTGTCGCCAACAAGACAGTCTTCAAAGACGGCTTAGGTAAAACAAGGAGCGTGATCGATCTCCGAGACGCTGCCAA CCGAGTTACCGCCATGCAGCAAGGAGTGGAAAG TGGCATTACCAGTCTGCTAGACGCCAAGGAGGTTGGCATGAAGATCTTTGAGGACTATGCCAACTCCTGGTACTGGATCTTAAT agGTCTGGTGATCACCATGGTGGTCAGCCTGGCCTTTATCCTGCTGCTGCGGTTCACAGCCGGAGTGCTCCTGTGGCTCATCATCTTCGGAGTCATCGCTGTGGTGGGCTACG ggatcTGGCACTGCTACTGGGAGTTCAGTACACTGAGAGGGAAGCCGCATGGGGATGGTGACGTCACCATCTCTGACATCGGCTTTCAGACGGACTTCAGAGTTTACCTGCAGCTCAGTCAGACCTGGCTCATCTTCA TGATCTCCCTATCGGTCATTGAGGCGGTCATCATAGTAATCCTGATATTCCTGAGGAGGAGAGTACGCATCGCCATCGCTCTGCtgaaggaggggagcag ggcCATTGGCTACATCATGTCCACTCTCTTCTACCCGATCATCACTTTTGTGCTGCTGGCCATCTGCATAGCGTACTGGGCGGTCACTGCTGT CTTCTTGGCGTCTTCTGGCGATGCTGTCTACAAGGTCATGTCGACGCAGGACAAATGCGTGTATGCCAACCTCACCTGTGATCCAGAG ACCTTCAGTCAGACCAACGTGACCAAGGTGTGCCCTGGCTCCCAGTGCACCTTTGCCTTCTACGGCGGCGAGAGCCTCTACCACCGCTACATCTTTGTGCTGCAGCTGTGTAACCTGCTGGTGTTCCTGTGGCTGGTCAACTTCACCATCGCCCTGGGACAATGCACCCTGGCCGGGGCCTTCGCCTCCTACTACTGGGCCCTGAGGAAGCCCCAGGATATACCATCCTGTCCACTGTTCTCCTCCTTCAGTAGAGCTGTAAG GTACCACACAGGCTCTCTGGCGTTTGGCTCTCTGATCCTGGCTGTAGTGCAGATGTTCCGCATTGTTCTGGAGTACCTGGATCACAAACTCAAAG GTGCGCACAATGCTTTTGCCCGCTTCCTGATTTGCTGTCTCAAATGCTGCTTCTGGTGCCTGGAGCATTTCATCAAGTTCATGAACAGGAACGCCTACATCATG ATTGCGATATATGGGAAGAACTTCTGCACCTCGGCTAAGGATGCTTTCTTCCTCCTGATGAGGAACGTAGTGAG GGTGGCAGTGCTGGACAAGGTGACAGACTTTCTGCTCTTCTtgggaaaagtgcttatttcaggGAGTGTTG gtgtttTAGCGTTCTTCTTCTTCACCCGTAAGATACCAGTTATTCAAGAAGAAGTGCCATCACTAAATTACTACTGGGTCCCCCTGCTG ACGGTAATATTTGGATCCTACCTGATCGCCCATGGCTTCTTCAACGTCTACGCTATGTGTGTGGACACCTTATTCCTTTGTTTCT TGGTGGATCTGGAGGTGAACAGCGGCTCTGCTGCCAGACCCTTCTACATGAGCAGCACCCTGAGACAAATTCTCGACAAGAAGAACAGCAAGAGGAGGAAAGACAAGAGAGAGCGGggaagatga
- the LOC139540742 gene encoding choline transporter-like protein 5-B isoform X3 yields MARKTDIPPSYYGEPRKFDPGFRGPIHNRGCTDVVCCVVFVIFILGYIALGTVAWIHGDPRKVVYPTDSHGQFCGQQGTPNANKAILFYFNILQCANPAVLINLQCPTTQLCVSKCPDRFATYLDMQYNYRYNNSYWEYYRQFCKPGFDNPRKSVAQVLRDEDCPSMIVPSRPFLQRCFPDFITRNGTLTVANKTVFKDGLGKTRSVIDLRDAANGITSLLDAKEVGMKIFEDYANSWYWILIGLVITMVVSLAFILLLRFTAGVLLWLIIFGVIAVVGYGIWHCYWEFSTLRGKPHGDGDVTISDIGFQTDFRVYLQLSQTWLIFMISLSVIEAVIIVILIFLRRRVRIAIALLKEGSRAIGYIMSTLFYPIITFVLLAICIAYWAVTAVFLASSGDAVYKVMSTQDKCVYANLTCDPETFSQTNVTKVCPGSQCTFAFYGGESLYHRYIFVLQLCNLLVFLWLVNFTIALGQCTLAGAFASYYWALRKPQDIPSCPLFSSFSRAVRYHTGSLAFGSLILAVVQMFRIVLEYLDHKLKGAHNAFARFLICCLKCCFWCLEHFIKFMNRNAYIMIAIYGKNFCTSAKDAFFLLMRNVVRVAVLDKVTDFLLFLGKVLISGSVGVLAFFFFTRKIPVIQEEVPSLNYYWVPLLTVIFGSYLIAHGFFNVYAMCVDTLFLCFCEDLERNDGSPLKPFYMSPQLHRILRREQGSKLYAAS; encoded by the exons GTGAGCCGCGCAAGTTTGACCCGGGCTTCAGAGGACCTATCCATAACAG GGGCTGCACGGATGTGGTGTGCTGTGTCGTATTCGTCATCTTCATCCTCGGCTACATCGCTCTGGGCACCGTGG CCTGGATCCATGGCGACCCCAGGAAGGTGGTCTACCCTACTGACAGCCATGGACAGTTCTGTGGACAACAGGGGACCCCCAACGC CAACAAAGCCATATTATTCTACTTCAACATATTGCAATGTGCCAATCCTGCCGTTCTCATTAACCTCCAGTGCCCTACAACCCAG CTCTGTGTCTCCAAGTGCCCAGACAGATTTGCCACATACCTAGACATGCAGTACAACTACAGGTACAACAACAGCTACTGGGAGTATTACAGGCAGTTCTGCAAGCCGGGCTTCGACAATCCTAGAAAG TCCGTTGCACAAGTCTTGAGAGATGAGGACTGCCCTTCCATGATAGTGCCAAGCAGACCTT TCCTCCAGCGGTGCTTCCCAGACTTCATCACCAGGAACGGGACGCTAACTGTCGCCAACAAGACAGTCTTCAAAGACGGCTTAGGTAAAACAAGGAGCGTGATCGATCTCCGAGACGCTGCCAA TGGCATTACCAGTCTGCTAGACGCCAAGGAGGTTGGCATGAAGATCTTTGAGGACTATGCCAACTCCTGGTACTGGATCTTAAT agGTCTGGTGATCACCATGGTGGTCAGCCTGGCCTTTATCCTGCTGCTGCGGTTCACAGCCGGAGTGCTCCTGTGGCTCATCATCTTCGGAGTCATCGCTGTGGTGGGCTACG ggatcTGGCACTGCTACTGGGAGTTCAGTACACTGAGAGGGAAGCCGCATGGGGATGGTGACGTCACCATCTCTGACATCGGCTTTCAGACGGACTTCAGAGTTTACCTGCAGCTCAGTCAGACCTGGCTCATCTTCA TGATCTCCCTATCGGTCATTGAGGCGGTCATCATAGTAATCCTGATATTCCTGAGGAGGAGAGTACGCATCGCCATCGCTCTGCtgaaggaggggagcag ggcCATTGGCTACATCATGTCCACTCTCTTCTACCCGATCATCACTTTTGTGCTGCTGGCCATCTGCATAGCGTACTGGGCGGTCACTGCTGT CTTCTTGGCGTCTTCTGGCGATGCTGTCTACAAGGTCATGTCGACGCAGGACAAATGCGTGTATGCCAACCTCACCTGTGATCCAGAG ACCTTCAGTCAGACCAACGTGACCAAGGTGTGCCCTGGCTCCCAGTGCACCTTTGCCTTCTACGGCGGCGAGAGCCTCTACCACCGCTACATCTTTGTGCTGCAGCTGTGTAACCTGCTGGTGTTCCTGTGGCTGGTCAACTTCACCATCGCCCTGGGACAATGCACCCTGGCCGGGGCCTTCGCCTCCTACTACTGGGCCCTGAGGAAGCCCCAGGATATACCATCCTGTCCACTGTTCTCCTCCTTCAGTAGAGCTGTAAG GTACCACACAGGCTCTCTGGCGTTTGGCTCTCTGATCCTGGCTGTAGTGCAGATGTTCCGCATTGTTCTGGAGTACCTGGATCACAAACTCAAAG GTGCGCACAATGCTTTTGCCCGCTTCCTGATTTGCTGTCTCAAATGCTGCTTCTGGTGCCTGGAGCATTTCATCAAGTTCATGAACAGGAACGCCTACATCATG ATTGCGATATATGGGAAGAACTTCTGCACCTCGGCTAAGGATGCTTTCTTCCTCCTGATGAGGAACGTAGTGAG GGTGGCAGTGCTGGACAAGGTGACAGACTTTCTGCTCTTCTtgggaaaagtgcttatttcaggGAGTGTTG gtgtttTAGCGTTCTTCTTCTTCACCCGTAAGATACCAGTTATTCAAGAAGAAGTGCCATCACTAAATTACTACTGGGTCCCCCTGCTG ACGGTAATATTTGGATCCTACCTGATCGCCCATGGCTTCTTCAACGTCTACGCTATGTGTGTGGACACCTTATTCCTTTGTTTCT GTGAAGACCTGGAGAGGAATGACGGCTCGCCCCTCAAGCCCTTTTACATGTCCCCTCAATTGCACCGAATCCTCCGCAGGGAGCAGGGCTCCAAACTCTATGCTGCCTCCTGA
- the LOC139540742 gene encoding choline transporter-like protein 5-B isoform X2 — MARKTDIPPSYYGEPRKFDPGFRGPIHNRGCTDVVCCVVFVIFILGYIALGTVAWIHGDPRKVVYPTDSHGQFCGQQGTPNANKAILFYFNILQCANPAVLINLQCPTTQLCVSKCPDRFATYLDMQYNYRYNNSYWEYYRQFCKPGFDNPRKSVAQVLRDEDCPSMIVPSRPFLQRCFPDFITRNGTLTVANKTVFKDGLGKTRSVIDLRDAANRVTAMQQGVESGITSLLDAKEVGMKIFEDYANSWYWILIGLVITMVVSLAFILLLRFTAGVLLWLIIFGVIAVVGYGIWHCYWEFSTLRGKPHGDGDVTISDIGFQTDFRVYLQLSQTWLIFMISLSVIEAVIIVILIFLRRRVRIAIALLKEGSRAIGYIMSTLFYPIITFVLLAICIAYWAVTAVFLASSGDAVYKVMSTQDKCVYANLTCDPETFSQTNVTKVCPGSQCTFAFYGGESLYHRYIFVLQLCNLLVFLWLVNFTIALGQCTLAGAFASYYWALRKPQDIPSCPLFSSFSRAVRYHTGSLAFGSLILAVVQMFRIVLEYLDHKLKGAHNAFARFLICCLKCCFWCLEHFIKFMNRNAYIMIAIYGKNFCTSAKDAFFLLMRNVVRVAVLDKVTDFLLFLGKVLISGSVGVLAFFFFTRKIPVIQEEVPSLNYYWVPLLTVIFGSYLIAHGFFNVYAMCVDTLFLCFCEDLERNDGSPLKPFYMSPQLHRILRREQGSKLYAAS; from the exons GTGAGCCGCGCAAGTTTGACCCGGGCTTCAGAGGACCTATCCATAACAG GGGCTGCACGGATGTGGTGTGCTGTGTCGTATTCGTCATCTTCATCCTCGGCTACATCGCTCTGGGCACCGTGG CCTGGATCCATGGCGACCCCAGGAAGGTGGTCTACCCTACTGACAGCCATGGACAGTTCTGTGGACAACAGGGGACCCCCAACGC CAACAAAGCCATATTATTCTACTTCAACATATTGCAATGTGCCAATCCTGCCGTTCTCATTAACCTCCAGTGCCCTACAACCCAG CTCTGTGTCTCCAAGTGCCCAGACAGATTTGCCACATACCTAGACATGCAGTACAACTACAGGTACAACAACAGCTACTGGGAGTATTACAGGCAGTTCTGCAAGCCGGGCTTCGACAATCCTAGAAAG TCCGTTGCACAAGTCTTGAGAGATGAGGACTGCCCTTCCATGATAGTGCCAAGCAGACCTT TCCTCCAGCGGTGCTTCCCAGACTTCATCACCAGGAACGGGACGCTAACTGTCGCCAACAAGACAGTCTTCAAAGACGGCTTAGGTAAAACAAGGAGCGTGATCGATCTCCGAGACGCTGCCAA CCGAGTTACCGCCATGCAGCAAGGAGTGGAAAG TGGCATTACCAGTCTGCTAGACGCCAAGGAGGTTGGCATGAAGATCTTTGAGGACTATGCCAACTCCTGGTACTGGATCTTAAT agGTCTGGTGATCACCATGGTGGTCAGCCTGGCCTTTATCCTGCTGCTGCGGTTCACAGCCGGAGTGCTCCTGTGGCTCATCATCTTCGGAGTCATCGCTGTGGTGGGCTACG ggatcTGGCACTGCTACTGGGAGTTCAGTACACTGAGAGGGAAGCCGCATGGGGATGGTGACGTCACCATCTCTGACATCGGCTTTCAGACGGACTTCAGAGTTTACCTGCAGCTCAGTCAGACCTGGCTCATCTTCA TGATCTCCCTATCGGTCATTGAGGCGGTCATCATAGTAATCCTGATATTCCTGAGGAGGAGAGTACGCATCGCCATCGCTCTGCtgaaggaggggagcag ggcCATTGGCTACATCATGTCCACTCTCTTCTACCCGATCATCACTTTTGTGCTGCTGGCCATCTGCATAGCGTACTGGGCGGTCACTGCTGT CTTCTTGGCGTCTTCTGGCGATGCTGTCTACAAGGTCATGTCGACGCAGGACAAATGCGTGTATGCCAACCTCACCTGTGATCCAGAG ACCTTCAGTCAGACCAACGTGACCAAGGTGTGCCCTGGCTCCCAGTGCACCTTTGCCTTCTACGGCGGCGAGAGCCTCTACCACCGCTACATCTTTGTGCTGCAGCTGTGTAACCTGCTGGTGTTCCTGTGGCTGGTCAACTTCACCATCGCCCTGGGACAATGCACCCTGGCCGGGGCCTTCGCCTCCTACTACTGGGCCCTGAGGAAGCCCCAGGATATACCATCCTGTCCACTGTTCTCCTCCTTCAGTAGAGCTGTAAG GTACCACACAGGCTCTCTGGCGTTTGGCTCTCTGATCCTGGCTGTAGTGCAGATGTTCCGCATTGTTCTGGAGTACCTGGATCACAAACTCAAAG GTGCGCACAATGCTTTTGCCCGCTTCCTGATTTGCTGTCTCAAATGCTGCTTCTGGTGCCTGGAGCATTTCATCAAGTTCATGAACAGGAACGCCTACATCATG ATTGCGATATATGGGAAGAACTTCTGCACCTCGGCTAAGGATGCTTTCTTCCTCCTGATGAGGAACGTAGTGAG GGTGGCAGTGCTGGACAAGGTGACAGACTTTCTGCTCTTCTtgggaaaagtgcttatttcaggGAGTGTTG gtgtttTAGCGTTCTTCTTCTTCACCCGTAAGATACCAGTTATTCAAGAAGAAGTGCCATCACTAAATTACTACTGGGTCCCCCTGCTG ACGGTAATATTTGGATCCTACCTGATCGCCCATGGCTTCTTCAACGTCTACGCTATGTGTGTGGACACCTTATTCCTTTGTTTCT GTGAAGACCTGGAGAGGAATGACGGCTCGCCCCTCAAGCCCTTTTACATGTCCCCTCAATTGCACCGAATCCTCCGCAGGGAGCAGGGCTCCAAACTCTATGCTGCCTCCTGA